A window of the Henckelia pumila isolate YLH828 chromosome 3, ASM3356847v2, whole genome shotgun sequence genome harbors these coding sequences:
- the LOC140888480 gene encoding uncharacterized protein → MATPSSGSVLLLLLFLVTAAILPSHASLISVKAVRVRGLLVCSANGNLTPQCTTCRGLAGVNVNITCNGATTRITQVVTDSSGFFNAVLNFVDGLVFDTNSSPCFVTVKLPIAKCVLLPPTGILRAPVTFLGTVVESVIGLVAEVVSGLFVHV, encoded by the coding sequence ATGGCAACCCCTTCCTCCGGCTCCGTCTTACTCCTCCTCCTCTTCCTCGTCACCGCCGCGATTCTTCCATCTCACGCCTCCCTGATCTCCGTCAAGGCCGTTCGGGTACGAGGCCTCCTTGTCTGCTCCGCCAACGGTAACCTCACACCACAGTGCACCACTTGCCGGGGCCTTGCTGGGGTGAACGTCAACATCACATGCAACGGAGCCACCACCCGCATCACCCAAGTTGTCACGGATTCCAGCGGATTTTTCAACGCTGTTCTCAATTTCGTCGATGGACTTGTATTCGACACCAATTCTTCGCCTTGTTTCGTGACCGTCAAGCTTCCCATCGCCAAGTGTGTGTTGTTGCCTCCCACCGGAATCCTCAGAGCTCCGGTGACTTTCCTGGGGACGGTAGTTGAGAGCGTCATCGGATTGGTGGCGGAAGTTGTCAGCGGTTTATTTGTTCATGTGTAG